In Amycolatopsis sp. EV170708-02-1, the following are encoded in one genomic region:
- a CDS encoding PLP-dependent aminotransferase family protein: MPFHISLDGHADLAARIYRQLRDGILDGRLRAGERLPPTRELARELDVSRNTVAVAYERLTAEGFLDSHVGRGTFVSPGFVARAKRAAPAGTGVRPIARWSSPPGPVGDDRPEFDFRVGAPDPALFPLRTWRRLVNQALRPSLLPPSGYADPAGLEALRVAIARHIGAARSVRTGAEDVLVTQGAQQALDLIGRVLIEPGTRVAVEDPGYPPAERLFTAHGARIVKVPVDAEGLDVTALTKGTRLIYTTPSHQFPLGTPMSLTRRTALLAWAERNDAVIIEDDYDSEYRFSDRPLEPLQSLDHDGRVLYVGSFSKTLLPLLRLGFLVAPGSLRPALRQAKQLMDWHGDLVTQSALASFIDEGLLARHVRKATREYSARRDRILAFVRDELRDSLEIVPSSAGLHLCAPVSPHATVTVDGAVAAAARAGVAVESLSTYGGTRGGLVIGYGLVGSGRIDEGLARLGECFSGSGMP; this comes from the coding sequence GTGCCGTTCCACATCAGCCTCGACGGGCACGCCGACCTGGCCGCGCGGATCTACCGCCAGCTCCGCGACGGCATCCTCGACGGACGCCTGCGCGCCGGGGAACGCCTGCCGCCGACCAGGGAACTGGCCCGCGAGCTCGACGTCTCGCGCAACACCGTCGCGGTCGCCTACGAACGGCTGACCGCCGAAGGCTTCCTCGACAGCCATGTCGGACGCGGGACCTTCGTCAGCCCCGGCTTCGTGGCACGTGCGAAGCGCGCCGCGCCCGCGGGCACCGGGGTGCGGCCCATCGCGCGGTGGAGTTCGCCGCCGGGCCCCGTCGGCGACGACCGGCCCGAGTTCGACTTCCGGGTCGGCGCCCCGGATCCGGCCCTGTTCCCGTTGCGGACCTGGCGACGGCTGGTCAACCAGGCACTCCGGCCCTCGCTGCTGCCACCATCGGGGTACGCCGACCCCGCCGGGCTCGAAGCGCTGCGGGTGGCGATCGCCCGGCACATCGGCGCCGCCCGATCCGTGCGAACCGGCGCCGAGGACGTCCTGGTCACCCAAGGCGCGCAACAGGCCCTCGACCTGATCGGCCGGGTCTTGATCGAACCCGGCACGCGTGTCGCCGTCGAAGACCCCGGTTATCCCCCGGCCGAGCGGCTTTTCACCGCTCACGGCGCCCGGATCGTGAAGGTGCCGGTGGACGCCGAAGGCCTCGACGTCACCGCGCTGACGAAGGGCACCCGTCTGATCTATACGACGCCCTCGCACCAGTTCCCGCTCGGTACGCCGATGTCACTCACCAGGAGGACGGCGTTGCTGGCGTGGGCGGAACGGAACGACGCGGTGATCATCGAGGACGACTACGACAGCGAGTACCGCTTCTCCGATCGGCCGCTCGAACCGCTCCAAAGCCTGGACCACGACGGCAGGGTGCTCTACGTCGGATCCTTCTCGAAAACCCTGCTTCCCTTGCTGCGTCTGGGTTTCCTCGTCGCGCCCGGCTCACTGCGCCCGGCGTTGCGGCAGGCGAAGCAGCTCATGGACTGGCACGGGGACCTCGTCACGCAATCGGCGTTGGCGAGCTTCATCGACGAGGGGCTGCTCGCCCGCCACGTACGCAAGGCCACCCGGGAGTATTCGGCGCGACGAGACCGGATCCTGGCCTTCGTCCGCGACGAGCTGCGAGACTCGCTGGAGATCGTTCCTTCCAGCGCCGGGCTCCATCTGTGCGCGCCGGTCTCTCCACACGCGACGGTCACTGTGGACGGTGCGGTCGCCGCGGCGGCTCGGGCCGGAGTCGCCGTCGAAAGCCTGTCCACGTACGGAGGAACACGCGGCGGCCTGGTGATCGGCTACGGCCTGGTCGGTTCCGGCCGCATCGACGAAGGGCTCGCCCGGCTCGGAGAGTGCTTTTCCGGTTCCGGAATGCCCTGA
- a CDS encoding single-stranded DNA-binding protein, with protein sequence MAGETVLTVIGNLTTDPELKFTPSGAAVANFTVASTPRVLDRASGEWRDGDPLFLRCALWKQAAENLAESLTRGTRVIVQGRLKQRSFETKEGEKRTVVELDVDEIGPSLRYATAKVNKAGRSSAGTPSDGAWERTPVAAGNPEPPF encoded by the coding sequence ATGGCCGGAGAAACGGTGCTCACGGTGATCGGCAACCTGACGACCGATCCGGAGCTGAAGTTCACCCCGTCGGGAGCCGCGGTCGCGAACTTCACGGTCGCGTCGACACCCCGCGTCCTGGACCGCGCGAGCGGGGAATGGCGCGACGGAGACCCGCTGTTCCTGCGCTGCGCGCTGTGGAAGCAGGCCGCGGAGAACCTGGCCGAGTCGCTCACCAGGGGGACGAGGGTGATCGTGCAGGGCAGGCTGAAACAGCGATCGTTCGAAACCAAGGAGGGCGAGAAACGCACGGTGGTGGAGCTCGACGTCGACGAGATCGGCCCGTCGCTGCGGTATGCCACGGCGAAGGTGAACAAAGCGGGCCGGAGCTCGGCCGGCACGCCGTCGGACGGCGCGTGGGAGCGAACGCCGGTGGCCGCCGGAAATCCGGAACCGCCCTTCTGA
- a CDS encoding polyprenyl synthetase family protein has product MNTTTIVTELGLDPALEGHVEFAAELRTGLARVEERLQEVLRSPGHPELTEAATHLVRAGGKRLRPLMALAGAAFGDGRDEAISAAVLVELVHVATLYHDDVMDEAPMRHGVTSANSLWGNKKAVLVGDYVLACAARVGAGLGDYALRSQAETFGRLVRGQFLETTGPFEDCGRHAPYEHHIQVMADKSASLIAMAGRLGAQVSGADERTIETLGQYGELIGVAFQISDDVLDISASTTDLGKSAGTDLREGIVTLPMLHALDDDGPGAARLREIIGHGPVSDPAVRREALGLLRESAGVVRALAEAHGYASKARDLALSLPDRPARALLVGLSAFVVDRGE; this is encoded by the coding sequence GTGAACACGACCACGATCGTCACGGAACTCGGGCTGGACCCGGCCCTCGAGGGGCACGTGGAATTCGCCGCCGAACTCCGCACCGGGCTCGCCCGGGTCGAGGAAAGACTTCAGGAGGTGTTGCGCAGCCCAGGTCATCCGGAGCTCACCGAAGCCGCCACCCATCTCGTCCGCGCGGGCGGAAAGAGGCTTCGCCCGTTGATGGCGTTGGCCGGAGCCGCGTTCGGCGACGGGCGGGACGAGGCGATCTCGGCGGCCGTACTCGTCGAGCTGGTCCATGTGGCGACGCTCTACCACGACGACGTCATGGACGAGGCGCCGATGCGGCACGGGGTCACCAGTGCGAACTCCTTGTGGGGGAACAAGAAAGCCGTCTTGGTCGGAGATTACGTGCTCGCCTGCGCGGCGCGGGTCGGTGCCGGGCTCGGCGACTACGCGTTGCGCTCGCAGGCGGAGACGTTCGGCAGGCTCGTGCGCGGCCAATTCCTGGAGACGACAGGGCCGTTCGAAGACTGCGGCCGTCACGCACCGTACGAGCACCACATCCAGGTGATGGCGGACAAGTCCGCGTCGCTGATAGCGATGGCGGGCAGGCTCGGCGCGCAAGTGTCGGGCGCGGATGAGCGGACCATCGAAACGTTGGGCCAGTACGGCGAACTGATCGGCGTGGCGTTCCAGATCTCCGACGACGTGCTCGACATCTCGGCGTCCACCACCGACCTCGGCAAGTCCGCGGGTACGGATCTCCGCGAAGGCATCGTCACCTTGCCGATGCTTCACGCGCTCGACGACGACGGGCCCGGCGCGGCTCGGCTGCGCGAGATCATCGGGCACGGGCCGGTTTCCGATCCGGCGGTCCGCCGGGAGGCGTTGGGGCTCCTGCGCGAGTCCGCCGGCGTCGTGCGTGCCCTGGCCGAAGCCCACGGGTACGCCTCGAAGGCGAGGGACCTCGCGCTGAGCCTTCCCGACCGGCCGGCCAGAGCGTTGCTGGTCGGCCTTTCGGCGTTCGTGGTCGACCGCGGCGAATAG
- a CDS encoding cupin domain-containing protein gives MTTETLENVEGRDIGSGVSIIRERTDVDGSGPRLHQHPYRETFVIIRGRARFTIGDSEREGGAGDVLVVPADTPHKFAVIGPEVYEAVHIHESDHFITEWLE, from the coding sequence ATGACCACCGAAACCCTGGAAAACGTCGAAGGCCGCGACATCGGCTCCGGAGTCTCGATCATCCGCGAACGGACCGACGTCGACGGGTCCGGACCGAGGCTGCACCAGCACCCGTATCGCGAAACCTTCGTCATCATCCGCGGCCGGGCCAGGTTCACCATCGGCGATTCCGAGCGCGAAGGAGGGGCGGGCGACGTCCTGGTCGTGCCCGCGGACACCCCGCACAAGTTCGCCGTGATCGGCCCGGAAGTCTACGAAGCCGTCCACATCCACGAAAGCGACCATTTCATCACCGAATGGCTCGAGTAA
- a CDS encoding TetR/AcrR family transcriptional regulator, which translates to MTDVADRSGDKTRQVDRFDQRRAQLAMSALVTLSELGYARTSLREIAQNSEFSHGVLHYYFRNKAELITYCVKQYKAECVTRYDRIVETAETAEALKTAFGAATAATLRENARLHRLWYDLRNQSLFEKLFQADVLAIDETLELMIWRVVSRYAELLGKPTDFAPSTTYALFDGLFQQGLLKHLAGREDAARCLQDSVEQVLTRLFTT; encoded by the coding sequence GTGACCGACGTGGCGGACCGCAGCGGCGACAAGACCCGCCAGGTGGACAGATTCGACCAACGGCGCGCGCAGCTGGCGATGTCGGCGCTGGTCACCTTGTCCGAACTGGGCTACGCGCGCACGAGCCTGCGGGAGATCGCGCAGAACTCCGAGTTCTCCCACGGGGTACTGCACTACTACTTCCGGAACAAGGCCGAGCTGATCACGTACTGCGTCAAGCAGTACAAGGCCGAATGCGTCACCCGGTACGACCGGATAGTCGAGACCGCGGAAACGGCCGAAGCGTTGAAGACGGCCTTCGGTGCCGCGACGGCCGCCACGCTGCGTGAAAACGCCCGGCTGCACAGGCTCTGGTATGACCTGCGCAACCAAAGCCTGTTCGAGAAGCTGTTCCAGGCCGATGTGCTAGCGATCGACGAGACACTCGAACTGATGATCTGGCGGGTCGTGTCCCGGTACGCGGAGCTGCTGGGCAAGCCCACGGATTTCGCACCATCGACGACGTACGCGCTCTTCGACGGCCTGTTCCAGCAGGGCCTGCTGAAACACCTCGCCGGCCGGGAGGACGCGGCGAGGTGCCTTCAGGATTCGGTCGAGCAGGTGCTGACGCGGCTCTTCACCACTTGA
- a CDS encoding helix-turn-helix transcriptional regulator, with amino-acid sequence MHAFDVLGDPVRRRILELLAGGEQSSGDVTTVVRAEFGISQPAVSQHLRVLRENGFTTVRAEGARRLYSVDPGPLKEIDGWLEQYRRFWAGPLDALATEIARGRRERRKATED; translated from the coding sequence ATGCACGCGTTCGACGTCCTCGGGGATCCGGTGCGCCGCCGGATCCTGGAACTGCTGGCGGGCGGGGAACAGAGTTCCGGCGACGTGACCACGGTGGTCCGCGCCGAATTCGGGATCTCTCAGCCCGCGGTGTCCCAGCATCTGCGCGTCCTGCGCGAAAACGGCTTCACCACGGTCCGCGCCGAGGGCGCACGGCGGCTGTACTCGGTCGATCCGGGCCCGCTCAAGGAGATCGACGGCTGGCTGGAACAGTACCGGCGGTTCTGGGCCGGACCGCTCGACGCGCTCGCCACCGAGATCGCCCGCGGCCGCCGCGAACGCCGGAAGGCGACCGAGGACTAG
- the recQ gene encoding DNA helicase RecQ, whose amino-acid sequence MAAPDIGTSEALETLNRVFGYDDFRGDQHAIVEHVIAGGDALVLMPTGGGKSLCYQIPALVRPGVGVVISPLIALMQDQVDALRNLGVRAGFLNSTQDYAERNRVEAAFLAGELDLLYLAPERLSVESTVRLLDRGKISLFAIDEAHCVSQWGHDFRPDYLMLSAVHERWPDVPRIALTATATKATHAEIASRLNLEDARHFVASFDRPNIQYRIVGKNSPQRQLLELLRTEHKGDAGIVYCLSRNSVEKTADFLVENGIPAVPYHAGLDARTRAKHQSRFLREDGLIVVATIAFGMGIDKPDVRFVAHLDLPKSVEGYYQETGRAGRDGLPSTAWLAYGLQDVVQQRKMIDTSEGSDAHKRQLSAHLNAMLALCETVECRRVQVLSYFGQRSEPCGNCDTCLAPPETWDGTIPAQKLLSTIVRLQNERRQKFGAGQIIDILLGKSTPKVTQHRHDTLKVFGIGTELKEPEWRAVVRQLLAQGLAAVEGDYGSLVLTEGSAEVLNGTRKVQLRREPERAAKAAARSSAKKAAAADMPAEAAPVFELLRSWRAAAAKEQGVPAYVIFHDATLRQIATKRPSTLQELGTVSGVGENKLAKYGEQILETLAEA is encoded by the coding sequence GTGGCAGCCCCCGACATCGGTACCTCGGAAGCCCTTGAAACGCTGAACCGCGTCTTCGGTTACGACGACTTCCGCGGCGACCAGCACGCCATCGTCGAACACGTCATCGCAGGCGGTGACGCGCTCGTCCTCATGCCCACCGGCGGCGGGAAGTCGCTGTGCTACCAGATCCCCGCGCTGGTGCGGCCGGGCGTCGGCGTGGTGATCTCGCCGCTGATCGCGTTGATGCAGGACCAGGTCGACGCGCTGCGCAACCTCGGCGTGCGCGCGGGGTTCCTGAACTCGACGCAGGATTACGCCGAGCGGAACAGGGTCGAGGCCGCGTTCCTCGCCGGCGAGCTGGACCTGCTGTACCTGGCGCCGGAACGGCTTTCGGTCGAGTCGACGGTGCGCCTGCTCGACCGCGGCAAGATCTCGCTCTTCGCGATCGACGAGGCGCACTGCGTCTCCCAGTGGGGTCACGACTTCCGGCCCGACTACCTGATGCTGTCCGCAGTGCACGAGCGCTGGCCGGACGTGCCGAGGATCGCACTCACCGCCACCGCCACGAAGGCGACGCACGCCGAGATCGCGTCCCGGCTCAACCTGGAGGACGCGCGGCATTTCGTCGCGAGCTTCGACCGGCCGAACATCCAGTACCGGATCGTCGGCAAGAACTCGCCGCAGCGGCAGCTGCTGGAGCTGCTGCGCACCGAGCACAAGGGCGACGCGGGGATCGTCTACTGCCTTTCCCGGAACTCGGTGGAGAAGACCGCGGACTTCCTGGTGGAGAACGGGATCCCGGCGGTGCCCTATCACGCCGGGCTCGACGCGCGGACCCGCGCGAAGCATCAGTCGCGGTTCCTGCGCGAAGACGGGCTGATCGTCGTCGCGACGATCGCGTTCGGCATGGGCATCGACAAGCCCGACGTCCGGTTCGTCGCGCATCTGGACCTGCCGAAGTCCGTCGAGGGCTACTACCAGGAGACCGGTCGCGCGGGCCGCGACGGGCTGCCGTCGACGGCGTGGCTGGCGTACGGCCTCCAGGACGTCGTCCAGCAACGCAAGATGATCGACACCTCGGAGGGATCCGACGCGCACAAGCGGCAGCTGAGCGCCCATCTCAACGCGATGCTGGCGCTGTGCGAGACGGTCGAATGCCGCCGTGTGCAGGTGCTGAGCTACTTCGGGCAGCGGAGCGAGCCCTGCGGCAACTGCGACACCTGTCTGGCACCGCCGGAGACCTGGGACGGCACGATCCCGGCCCAGAAGCTCCTCTCGACCATCGTCCGGCTGCAGAACGAGCGGCGCCAGAAGTTCGGCGCCGGGCAGATCATCGACATCCTGCTCGGCAAGTCGACCCCGAAGGTGACCCAGCATCGGCACGACACTTTGAAGGTCTTCGGGATCGGCACGGAGCTGAAGGAGCCGGAGTGGCGGGCCGTCGTGCGGCAGCTCCTGGCGCAGGGGCTCGCGGCGGTCGAGGGCGACTACGGCTCGCTGGTGCTCACCGAGGGCAGCGCGGAGGTACTGAACGGGACGCGGAAGGTCCAGCTGCGGCGCGAGCCGGAGCGGGCGGCGAAGGCCGCGGCCCGCTCCAGCGCGAAGAAGGCCGCGGCCGCCGACATGCCCGCCGAGGCGGCGCCGGTGTTCGAGCTGCTGCGGTCGTGGCGGGCCGCGGCGGCGAAGGAGCAGGGCGTGCCCGCGTACGTGATCTTCCACGACGCGACCCTGCGCCAGATCGCCACCAAACGGCCGTCCACGCTGCAGGAGCTGGGCACCGTCAGCGGCGTCGGCGAGAACAAGCTCGCGAAGTACGGCGAGCAGATCCTCGAGACGCTCGCCGAGGCTTAG
- a CDS encoding antitoxin, with protein MALLRKLTALAGTAGAVRAYVRKNPEKVSKAVNKAATFVDHKTKGKYHSQIDGAVRKVDGMTGRPPRRPYEH; from the coding sequence GTGGCTCTACTGCGGAAGTTGACCGCCCTGGCCGGCACCGCCGGGGCCGTGCGCGCCTACGTGCGGAAGAACCCCGAGAAGGTCTCCAAGGCCGTGAACAAGGCCGCGACCTTCGTCGACCACAAGACCAAGGGCAAGTACCACAGCCAGATCGACGGCGCGGTGCGCAAGGTGGACGGGATGACCGGACGGCCGCCGCGCCGGCCCTACGAGCACTAA
- the add gene encoding adenosine deaminase: MRDLSLLPKAHLHVHLESTIRPDTLRDIGEANGIAVPAEQPVFDGFRAFGDYNGLLRSCLRRPEDFERVAREFCEDQVADGVRYAEVTFTAASHGERLGEPDMPLASVLKGLSAGAAEYGLHWRMILDHSRRRPVERARLTLDLARRYAPDGVFAIGLAGEEKYPLAPFAGICDEAEEAGLHLIHHAGEEAGPASIREALEVGHSERIGHGIRILEDLALVAEVRERGIALEVCPSSNVMLGLVPSFEEHPLPRLVDAGLVVTLSTDVPSITGTTLTDEFLRTREAFAYHDHALAGLARASVDASFAPAELKRSLHAEIDAWLS; encoded by the coding sequence ATGCGGGATCTTTCGCTGCTGCCCAAGGCCCATCTGCACGTCCACCTGGAGAGCACCATCCGGCCGGACACGCTCCGTGACATCGGCGAGGCGAACGGCATCGCCGTCCCCGCGGAGCAGCCCGTCTTCGACGGATTCCGCGCGTTCGGTGACTACAACGGGCTGCTGCGGTCCTGCCTGCGGAGGCCGGAGGACTTCGAACGGGTGGCGCGTGAGTTCTGCGAGGACCAGGTCGCGGACGGCGTCCGCTACGCCGAAGTCACCTTCACTGCGGCCTCGCACGGCGAACGGCTGGGCGAGCCGGACATGCCGCTGGCGTCCGTCCTCAAAGGACTGTCGGCGGGTGCCGCCGAGTACGGGCTCCACTGGCGGATGATCCTGGACCATTCGCGCCGCCGTCCGGTCGAACGCGCCCGGCTCACCCTCGACCTCGCTCGCCGGTACGCCCCGGACGGGGTGTTCGCGATCGGTCTCGCCGGGGAGGAGAAGTATCCGCTCGCGCCGTTCGCCGGGATCTGCGACGAGGCCGAGGAGGCGGGGCTGCACCTGATCCACCACGCCGGGGAGGAGGCCGGCCCGGCCAGCATCCGCGAGGCGCTGGAGGTCGGGCACAGCGAACGGATCGGCCACGGCATCCGGATCCTGGAGGATCTCGCGCTGGTCGCCGAAGTGCGGGAACGCGGTATCGCGCTGGAGGTCTGCCCGTCGTCGAACGTGATGCTCGGGCTCGTGCCGTCGTTCGAGGAGCACCCGCTCCCCCGGCTGGTCGACGCCGGGCTCGTGGTCACCCTCAGCACCGACGTCCCTTCGATCACCGGAACGACGCTGACCGACGAGTTCCTGCGCACCCGGGAGGCGTTCGCCTACCACGATCACGCGCTCGCCGGACTCGCCCGCGCGTCGGTCGACGCGTCCTTCGCGCCCGCCGAGCTCAAGCGTTCCCTCCACGCGGAGATCGACGCCTGGCTCTCCTGA
- a CDS encoding cellulase family glycosylhydrolase produces the protein MVRPRWRAALVAVLAAASVPISAQAASAAPVRYESEDATISRGAVESNHTGFTGSGFVNYENVTGSYVEYTVNAAQAGQHTLTFRYANGTTANRPLDITVNGSIAVDDLGFAGTGAWTTWRTVTTTVNLAAGSNKIRTTAVTANGGPNADSLSVEGSGGSNDTEAPSAPGSPSASNVTCGSVTLTWQASADNVGVAGYRVLRNGQTVATTVNPPATVSGLAASTAYSFTVVAYDAAGNTSAPSNTVSATTPACGTGTPVSINGKLHVCGVKLCNQYGKPIQLRGMSTHGIQWYSQCVKTASLDALANDWKADILRVAMYIQDDGYESNPRKFTDMMHNYIEEATKRGMYVLVDWHQLDPGDPNVNTHLAKTFFTEIAQRHKDKVNIIYDVANEPNGVSWADVKRYAEEVIPVIRAQDPDSVVFLGTHGWSTFGVSDQRDETDILNNPVNATNIMYTFHFYAASHQDEHYDALARTADKLPVFVTEFGTQTYTGDGGNDFTYSQRYLDLLAAKKIGWTNWNFSDDFRSGAVFKTGTCAGNSFTGTSMLKPAGVWVRDRIRTPDDFPTG, from the coding sequence GTGGTACGCCCAAGATGGCGGGCGGCGCTGGTCGCGGTGCTCGCGGCCGCCTCGGTCCCGATCTCCGCCCAGGCCGCTTCCGCGGCTCCCGTCCGCTACGAATCCGAGGACGCGACGATCTCGCGCGGCGCGGTCGAATCGAATCACACCGGTTTCACCGGATCCGGCTTCGTCAACTACGAGAACGTCACCGGTAGTTACGTCGAGTACACCGTCAACGCGGCGCAGGCGGGGCAGCACACGCTGACCTTCCGCTACGCCAACGGCACCACCGCCAACCGCCCGCTCGACATCACCGTCAACGGCTCCATCGCCGTCGACGACCTCGGCTTCGCCGGCACCGGCGCGTGGACGACCTGGCGCACCGTGACCACCACGGTGAACCTCGCCGCGGGCAGCAACAAGATCCGCACCACCGCCGTCACGGCGAACGGCGGCCCCAACGCGGACTCGCTATCGGTCGAAGGCAGCGGCGGCTCGAACGACACCGAAGCCCCGTCGGCGCCGGGGTCGCCCAGCGCGTCGAACGTGACCTGCGGCAGCGTGACCCTGACCTGGCAGGCGTCGGCCGACAACGTCGGCGTCGCCGGGTACCGCGTCCTCCGGAACGGGCAAACCGTCGCCACGACGGTGAATCCGCCCGCGACGGTGTCCGGTCTCGCCGCGTCGACGGCCTACTCGTTCACGGTGGTCGCCTACGACGCGGCGGGCAACACGTCCGCGCCGAGCAACACCGTCTCCGCCACCACGCCGGCGTGCGGCACCGGGACACCGGTGTCCATCAACGGGAAGCTCCACGTCTGCGGCGTCAAACTGTGCAACCAGTACGGCAAGCCCATCCAGCTGCGGGGGATGAGCACGCACGGGATCCAGTGGTACAGCCAGTGCGTGAAGACCGCCTCGCTGGACGCGCTGGCCAACGATTGGAAGGCCGACATCCTGCGCGTCGCCATGTACATCCAGGACGACGGCTACGAGAGCAACCCGCGCAAGTTCACCGACATGATGCACAACTACATCGAAGAGGCGACGAAACGCGGGATGTACGTCCTGGTCGACTGGCACCAGCTCGACCCGGGCGACCCGAACGTGAACACCCACCTCGCGAAGACCTTCTTCACCGAGATCGCCCAGCGGCACAAGGACAAGGTCAACATCATCTACGACGTCGCGAACGAACCGAACGGCGTCAGCTGGGCGGACGTGAAGCGGTACGCCGAAGAGGTCATCCCGGTGATCCGGGCCCAGGACCCGGACAGCGTCGTCTTCCTCGGTACGCACGGCTGGTCGACCTTCGGCGTCTCCGACCAGCGCGACGAGACCGACATCCTGAACAACCCCGTCAACGCCACCAACATCATGTACACGTTCCACTTCTACGCCGCGTCGCACCAGGACGAGCACTACGACGCGCTGGCGCGGACGGCCGACAAGCTCCCGGTGTTCGTCACGGAATTCGGCACCCAGACCTACACGGGTGACGGCGGGAACGACTTCACGTACTCGCAGAGGTATCTGGATCTGCTGGCCGCCAAGAAGATCGGCTGGACGAACTGGAACTTCTCCGACGACTTCCGCTCCGGTGCCGTGTTCAAGACCGGAACCTGCGCCGGGAACTCCTTCACCGGCACTTCGATGCTGAAGCCCGCCGGGGTCTGGGTGCGGGACCGCATCCGCACGCCGGACGACTTCCCGACCGGCTGA
- a CDS encoding transglycosylase SLT domain-containing protein: MTASSPSALDLMDQWQPPPRKRGPRGCVMLALLVVGALVAGAVWVVISLNDREPVPVKPAFEVPALKPAPRSAIPGDAGPLPAEPAKDAWIAKVSENTDIPSRALRAYVNAAEKTAKTTPRCEITWATIAGIGRTESQHARHDGSRAGEDGVVTPPIIGIPLDGSPGVLAVVDTDKGALDGDPKWDRAVGPMQFLPATWKRYGLRASGDGAAPDPQNIDDAALTTARYMCARGGDLGDPAGWWSAVLTYNNSTQYGQEVFSNADAYGKAALKP, translated from the coding sequence GTGACCGCTTCGTCCCCTTCGGCACTGGATCTCATGGACCAGTGGCAACCACCGCCCAGGAAACGTGGCCCGCGTGGCTGCGTGATGCTCGCGCTCCTGGTCGTTGGCGCCTTGGTCGCCGGTGCCGTCTGGGTCGTGATCAGCCTCAACGACCGTGAACCGGTGCCGGTCAAACCGGCATTCGAGGTCCCCGCGCTCAAGCCGGCCCCGCGTTCGGCCATCCCCGGCGACGCCGGACCGCTGCCCGCGGAGCCCGCGAAGGACGCGTGGATCGCGAAGGTGTCGGAGAACACGGACATCCCCTCCCGCGCGCTGCGGGCGTACGTGAACGCCGCCGAAAAGACCGCGAAGACCACTCCGCGGTGCGAAATCACCTGGGCGACCATCGCCGGGATCGGCCGGACCGAGTCACAGCACGCCCGGCACGACGGTTCCCGCGCCGGTGAGGACGGCGTGGTGACGCCGCCGATCATCGGTATCCCGCTCGACGGCTCCCCCGGGGTGCTGGCGGTCGTCGACACCGACAAGGGCGCCCTCGACGGCGACCCGAAATGGGACCGCGCGGTCGGGCCGATGCAGTTCCTGCCCGCCACCTGGAAGCGGTACGGCCTCCGCGCGAGCGGCGACGGCGCCGCGCCGGACCCGCAGAACATCGACGACGCGGCGCTGACGACCGCGCGGTACATGTGCGCACGGGGCGGCGACCTCGGCGATCCCGCCGGCTGGTGGAGCGCGGTGCTGACCTACAACAACTCCACCCAGTACGGGCAGGAAGTGTTCAGCAACGCCGACGCCTATGGGAAGGCTGCGCTGAAGCCTTAG